tatGGAGTTACTACCCCTGCTCCTTTTAAATACTATAACGCACCACTGTGTGGTAGGGGTTGAgttaaactcaaaattttaaattctatctgttgattattttagttttaataattattttgtatgtattaataaatgaagttaattgaaattaaaatcaatagcaaataactaaaacaaatgttgaagcatatttgttttttattaactgatagtttaaaaccattttgatttattattatatctttttcaagTTAGTGCTTTAAAAACGTGCACACATTTTTTACtctacaaaaaacaataaagaattatttttccACGGTGTAATCATAGGTTGGCGGATAAGCCGGTTGTTGCATTACCATTCCCGGTTGTTGCATTACCATTCCTGGTTGCTGAATTATCACAGTAGTCGGCTTTGATTTCTATTAAGTAAtagcaacaattttttatacctATGTAtacttgtaaatttatatactctatatatctatatataagtatacctttatatatatatatatatatatatatatatatatatatatatatatatatatatatatatatatatatatctatatatatatatatgtatatatatatatatatatatatatatatatatatatatatatatatatatatatatataaatgtgtgtatatatatatatatatatatatatatatatatatatatatatatatatatatatatatatatataaatgtgtgtgtatatatatatatatatatatacatacatatatatatatatatatatatatatatatatatatatatatatatatatatatatatatatatatatatatatatatatatatatatacagttatggACAAAATAATAGTAGTGTGATTAAAATTAAcgaattaatattattatctttaaacaGTTACTGAAAATGAAATTGTAATACTGgattattaattaaataggtGTGAGATGATAAACTAAttagaagaaaattttaaatttttgcttttatttataataactatataagTGTAAAAAACAGGTTGAACGTAGTAATAgtagtattaatttatttaatgttatattgcaaatttattttattaacaaaaaaaaagatataaatttaattaaacaatagtaaaaaattaatatttaattgcatGCCCCCGGTTTTTTATCACAGCTTTGCATCTATTTGGTATTGAGTTAATCAAATTTTGACAAAGTTCTAAAGGAATATTGTTCCAAGCATTCTGGACAACTTGCCATAACTCATgctaattttttggtttttgactATAAACTGCCTCTTTTACATCCGTCCAAAGGTTTTCAATCGGATTGAGATCCGGTGACTGTGCAGGCCAATCTATAACTGCAACCCTATTCTCAATGAACCAACTTTTTACCCTGCGACTGGTATGCTTTAGATTGTTGTCCTGCATATAAACTCATCTTAGGGGCATATCTTCTTCTGCATAGGGCAACATGGTATTTTGTATCGTTTGAAGGTATATGTCTTGGTCCATAATACCATCAATCTTATAGATTGGCCCCACGCCATAATAAGAAAAACAAacccaaatatttatttttgctccgccatgttttacagtttttatggTGTATTGCGGTTTATATGCAGAGTTACGTGGCCTCCTTACATACATCCTACGTCCACTTGACccaaataaaacaactttgctTTCATCAGATCACAAAATATTACGCCATTTTGAAACAGGCCAATCTGCATGCGTTTTTGCAAAATGTAATCTTGCTACCACATGCCTTTTTTTCAAAAGGGGAACTTTTCTTGGGCTTCTGGCGACTAACTTACGCACTGTTCTCGAAGAAACgcttaaatttaaatcttcttTAATATGGTGGCAAGTTACAAAAGGATCGGCAACTGCAGCACGTTTTATCAATCTGTCTTCATGTTCAgtcgtttttttgttttcggcCCCTTGTTTTGCCTACATTTTTCCATTCTAGAGCATTTCTAATCATCGTAGGAGAACAGATTAATGtctcttaaataaatttgtatgttTTCTCttcttgttaaaatttaataattaattgtcTCTTTTCTGCACAACAATGCTTTGCACGACCCATAAtttctatttacaaaataaatttatacgcttattttatatatttcattaaattaacaCTAAAATTAATCTTACCTTTAATTAGTCTTACTAAaaccaaataaacaaaaagctaatataaataaattgataggAAACAACAGATATGTTATTTTAACCTACAAATCTAGATATGTTCGTATATAAAATTCGGGACTTCCCTAAAGTAATTTGAATAGTGTTACCAACATTTTTTACTCCCATTTCATTATTCAGTGTTTGTATTACTGTTATgcctaaatttattaatttatatttaaatttacataaaattattatcacaaatcattttttactagCCACTACTATTATTTTGTCcacaactgtatatatatatatatatatatatatatatatatatatatatatatatatatatatatatatatatatatatatatatatatatatatatatatatacgtacatatacatttatatacatgcgtatatacacaaacacacgcacacacatacatatctttgtaaaggaaaaaattaaacataaaaatctcACCGAACTACAGCATACAGAGATACAGCCAAGAATGGAAGAAGCCAGTGCCACTAATATTGATAGGatcaaaaatacaataattgcATATGCAATAGATTCAACAGAGGCATCCACTACCTTTACACAGTTGTAAGCtagaatagtttaaaaaaatcattaaaattgttAGATCGAGGAGATCGgaattgggaaaaaataaaaatggcagacgtgtttgaaaagttaaaatcattgatttaataatctttgaataaatatagaaatatcagTACTTTCTTTTATAATCATATACTATCAGAAGAAAGCTCTACAAAGTGTTAATCtgatatttgataaaaaaaacttggaaatatataaagaaaatagtagtaaaaatattttctaaaaagacaaaaaagttatcaacttttaaatttaaaggtCAAAATAGTTGcgaatttaaattattaccatTCGTTCTTATAGTTTAGAAGCCTAAAGTCCAATCATTCAAAAGTTggaatttaatttcattaaaacttgaaattcaTAACTTCAAAACTTGAAATTCTGAACTTCAAAACATGGAATTCAATCATTTAAAAGTTAGAAACTAGAAAAGATTACTTGGGTGATAGAtgtaattttttgaacaaaaagatTAAATCAGATGAGCAGAAAAGAAGAACAAGTAGAGAAACTAAAATATcaagaagatttttttacttgctatctcagatttttttacttgctatctcagatttttttacttgctatctcagatttttttacttactatCTCAGATTTTTTTACTTGCTATCTCAGAgtctttatttgttatttgagaCCTCTTACTTGTTTTTTGGAAGCGTTTACATGtttactgattttttatttaattttaatttttttcttctaacttTTTAACTACTTAAGTACTTTTTGTTCTGgtaatataagttatttaactctACAGATATGCAGTTGGTAACCAAAACTTGAAGGGAGATTTTGTtatcattaatgtttttaaagataaattccGATAAAATATCTGatgtttatctatttatttaatcCATGTTTATCAGCTGAATTGTCACTAGACTTTATGCTTTTATAGAGTTGCACAACTGTCTCGCAACAACCGTACTGTCGTTAGtctatatgttttttaaatttaaatgcagcgaaaaagttttaatatcatcccaaaataaaactaaaccatccgtgcagcggccttgttcatcaaagtttatttttcaagttgaaAGGGCAATTTACTAATTTACtccaatttaatttaatttacttatgcAGTTTAAGTAGTTGCATAAACTGGATGATGTTGCTGGCACTTTCTGATAACGATCGTTGGACAGATGACAAGATCTTGATTTCTCCTGGGTAATCAAaagaaagtacaaaaaaaaatctcttccCCTAATATTTTGCGCACTTGGAGGATTTGTTCAACTTttccaattaataaataatctttttttttttttaaactcaaaccAGCAAATAGAGAAACCATAGCAACATCTTTATCTGAATGTCAAATGgattcaaatataaaaagttaaaatggtAATTATAagtgtatttatattaattgtacTACCTTTATATTCATTTATCATTACTACTTCCATGATATTTTGATATGTATATTGGTATGATATTGTTGTTTATGTACTCGAATTacttgcttttcttttttaaagtactgtttattgctatttttagtATAGTTATTGCTATATACTATTtggtactttttattataactattgttGTATGCTAATGTTTTATGTTGTGTATTATAGCCACTACATTTTTATCTCTCATctctttgaatttattattattttacattaatgtTTACAAGCTATATTTCATCTAACGAATTCCATGTAAATGATTCAAATATAACAAGCATATCTATAAATGGTTTTAACATTGAGCAATGCCCCACTGAGGATAAAAAAGGTGGTGCTCTTCTATATCTAAACtctattttaaactaaatagttCGCAATGACCTAAAAATCTACTTTTCCAAGTGTCTTGAATCCATTTTTGTTGAAACTATAAAGCctcacttaaaaaatataaaagttggttGCATATATCGACATCCATCTATGAATCAAGACGATTTCACTAATGATTATTTAGTTCCATTATTAGATaagtaaaatattgaaaaaaagttttttttcttatgggGGACTTTAATATGGATATACTAAATATAATGAATCATATCCTATATCTAGTTACCTTGACTcgcttatttatttttcattgcaTCCTGTTATAATTCTACCAGCACGCATAATAGCTAAATCACAAACACTTATTGATAACATCTTTATAAACTTCAATTCACCTGACCAAATCTCTGGCAATCTTACTATTTTTGATCATATGGCTCAATTTATCTGCATTCCTAGAAAAAATAACCACCCTACAAGAACTTtaacaaaagtatatttattaaagatgtttccaaCATTGTCTGGGATctctatattaaaaaagatgatgATGTAAATCAATCtatcagttttgttttaaagatatttgaaaatatactaGATCAGCACGCTCTTTACAAAATACTAACTAAGCagcaaattaaacttaaatcaaaaccATGGATCACCAATGGCATACTTAGatctattttcattaaaaacaggCTATATAAAAAACGCACAAAATGTAAAGATATTAGTACTAAAAATGAATTGTGTtctcaattaaaattttataaaagcagaATCAGCAATCtactaaaaattagtaaaaaatcctATAACACAACCTATTTTAGTTAAGACTTAAACAATATTAAGAATACTTGGAAAGGGATAAGAGAAACCATTAATATAAAACCTTCCTACAATAGTTCAACTCTCAAActtaaattgaaagaaaatatcaTCACAGATCAAACTACTGTATCGAAtatattaaacaacttttttgttactatccaaaataaacttcaaaacaaaatcataCCTTCAACATCCAAATTTACTGACTATATCAACTCTCCAAATTCTAATACGCTCTTTATTGATTCTGTCACAGAGAATAAAAtctctaattttattaaaaccacCCTTAGAACTGGAAAAAACTTTCGTCCTAATAGCCTTCCTACATTCCTTCTTAAACTTATTCCAGACATAATTTCTTAAtcttttagtattattatagGTAACTCATTTCAAAATGGTTTATTCCCAGATGCTTTCAAAGTTGCTAAACtcattccaatatttaaaaaaggttctaAAATGGATATGTCTAACTACCAACCCATTTCTCTTATTTTAAACCTAAGCAAACTCTTTGAAAAAGCTATGCATAAGAGTCTCTAtgcatttttgaataaatttaaatgcttttacaaaCACTAGTATGGGTTTCGTGCTAATCATTCCACAACCCACTcacttattaaaattacttagtCAATTAGAAAAGCTCTTGATGATAAAAACATTGCATGTGGCGTCTTTGTAGATctacaaaaagcttttgatacagtagatcattctatctttttttctattattctattgcttttttgcttttaatttagagtttatttaataagtaatattttccataaaaaatatgaaaaattaaaaataatcgaGCTTAACGAAATCCTGTTACATATGACCTCATGATCTGAAACTTTAGGCATGATCAATTTAAGGTAAATGACAAGTATTGCAAAGTATAATGtaaatgaattttgaattttgttacaATATCACACAGGCATTGCGCACTGCAATGGTTTGATTATTTACGAATTGGTGTTTTTAGGAAGCATTGTGTATGATGggattaagttaaataaattttcatttagaaATGGTAAAATAATTTGTGGAAATTGtcgaaaaaataataatttttctaaattaaataaaaatttcaagccatagaaaatttttgaaattttgcttttttacctaatttataaaaagtaatgaaaCCGAAATTTCGATAACGGTTCAAAAAGTTTTGGCAGAAACCGATAAGCAAACAGATCACTTATATTGGAAACTGATAATTTATGAACGTTGTGTAGATCACATAGTCTTAACCAATAGCTATAAAAATTTCGATTTCAAGATAATGGATTGTATGGAAAAGTTCCTCGTAATAACTTAAttgaaagtttaataaaaaatatgacacTTATGCTTATGCATTCTGAAGAAATGAATGAAAAAGCTCACAATGATTTAACATCAAACAGTAAACACACATTCGCCATAGTTAAACTTCCTGAAAAAAATGAACTTCCAAAAGAAGCGtattttcatagagattttaaaaaattttaaaatctccatgaaaatacgcttcttttgagacccaggttgacatacttttgaataacttttttttcgacaATATTAGGGACTTTACCCCAAATACTAAAGATTTAAACctaaatatctttacaacttgacgtgatggtaaaaaatgagttgcatatttgaaatcaaaatgagaaatgctATACAAAACAATGAAATgctaaacaaattgtttgctcggaaccagaaaaaattttttttttgttgacctgtgttagttataataaaaaaattaataaaaatataatcaaaaaagttattaaattttgttttgtccaaatgtaaattctttttatatggttatctttataatatactacaagtataatatatttattacacaAGTTTATTAACTGCCTTATAAAGTATTTAACTTAACGCTAAGgttttattatgaaaagaaattttcataaaaaaacctaagcgtaaagttatttcaaaagcaaaaaattaaatatagcttACGATAATTTTGATCACATGTAGTACTATTTGCTGTTGCATAAAGTGCAATAGTACTAATAACAAGAACTAATACAATGAATCCAATACACTCGATGACCAAAGCGATTATATTTAGAACCATGAAAGCTatcatctaaataaaaattgtttgaagcataaaaagataactaaaaatacgaataaaataatattacattttattaatttaaaaacttactgCACCACGGTTTCTTGTAAACCCTGAAACGGCTCCGAGAATACCCGGcacaataaactaaaaaatattattttagaaaaatgttaaaactaaaactaaacttaaacataattgtaagactgttatatataaaaaaactttgaaattttgactttagttaaattaaaaattgttacgaTTAATCATGAATGTGTTCACATAGTTATTCGATTGGTTGACAACCacatttaacttatattttaaagaagtttccATTTTAATACAACGAgtgatacaaataaaaactctgACAATAATGGTATGATAATGACACATGTTTCATTTTACCATTGTATCTTATCTgacaaaaatcaaacaaaagggaattagtttaaattatgCTACTTCTATGACACGCCACAAAAAACATcgtgttcatttattaaatggtTAATGTACGTACTACAGGTACGtgatatttatatgtatatactacAGATGTTAAAAGGACCTGTGTATCaataatagaatttaatgatagataattaaaatcaataatagagtttaaatataattatgacTTGATTAATTATTGGATACCACTTGATGTTGTTTTCCTATGAAAgaatacaaaaatgaaaaaaaaaaccattcaaaTAATAAGTTACTTTGGCAGTTTTTAAACTCCAAAAAATGGTACTTAGTATAAAatgtaaagtttacaaaatattttagaaattgaattTAAGAATACAAACAAGTATTATCAAAAATACGATAGATAAAGGGTAATCCAATTTATTTTGGATTAATCTTGAATTGCATTGAATTTACAAGTGGTATCAAAAGGGTTTCAGTTGCAGAAAGGTTTGGAATTTCTTAACCAGGCTAGTCATGAAGTGATTGATACTTgggtaaaacattttatttttaaaaatttataactcaCATTTAAACaaacactttaaattttttgtatttttaaaaagtttttaaaaacagttttaaaaacagttttaaaaaaagcttttaaaaacatCCAAAATATTTCACTTACAATGATACCAGCCCAATAAGGTGATCTTGAAGCACCTAAACTTGTTTTTCCAActaaaacaaatgataatattGTTATGATTAGTCCAAATAGCATTTCTAAAATACCTAACACTAATCCAGCAATAGCATGATCCTTTTTGAGTTTATGCGACATGTTAGCAAAGTATAGATTTGAATATTTGTGTATACTTTTTTCGTCTTCTTTAGTATcgtataaaatatcttttttcaatttaagaatgtttgttaaataacaataactaccATAGTTACaactttgttataaatattactaccattactaatttaaaaaaaaccagcaaatataattatattaaaatagtataaaagtttaatcaatttcaattaaatcaaattcaATTCGTAACCAACTAAATTCTATTAACAATcgatctatttttattaatatttaagttcaactgataaaaacttttcataattaataactaaaatacgTTTTCATCAGTGTTGCTCAGTGTAAGCAAaacttaaacaatataaacttaGTTACTAATGTAAAATATGAAACATATAAGTAATTAAAGCACAATTAAAATAGGGGTGTAGCGGATTGGAAATTTTGAATTCCGAACGAAATTCCGGCCGGAAcaagatttatatttatgtagtttttacCTTCGACATAGAAAGTGAAAGCCTGCACCTCAGCATCGCGGCTacataatgtatatttataacctataatatatatatatatatatatatatatatatatatatatatatatatatatatatatatatatatatatatatatatatatatatatatatatatatatatatatatatatatatatatatatatatatatatatgtttatatatatatatatatatatatatatatatatatatatatatatatatatatatatatatatatgaaatttttactgTATAAGGCATCCTATACTTTTTAgctatttaaaagttaagaaacattaaaaataagactAGTGTAAGAGGCAgttaacatttttgatgaaaaaagatcTTGTTTGTTGTCCAAAACTGGGTAGCAACTCTTTTTGCACCACAATATTCCTAAACTTTTAGAAATCTTTACATAAGTtattactgcaaataaaattaggcAAAGCTACAGATATGcggtctaaaataattttattatatcgCTTGTTGCGCTTTCGTGTGGAGACTTGCTCAAAGTGgcgactttttaaaataaacataaagaatatttattggctttagtacatacatcgactatcttatagcctgctacTACAAAGGAGTGCTACTACATCcattatcttatagcctgctgctacaagggagtgtagctacatcgactatcttatagcctgcttctacaaggaagtgctgctacattgaccgAGGATTTGACATAGGGCAGTAAtcgtttttcttttattatttcaattaaaatttctaatgtttaaaaactctCCACTAACGAGAgcgcaaaataaaattattttagagcgCATATCTGTAGCTTTGCCTAATTTCATTTGCAGTAATAACTTATGTAAAGATTTCTAAAAGTTTAGGAATATTGTGATTTGTAGCGTTACCTAAAATTACATAGCATTTATCAagaactttgtattttttacttagGCTTACCCATAGTTCTTCATCGCCCCGTAGGacaaagattttttgatttaacttgCACAG
The nucleotide sequence above comes from Hydra vulgaris chromosome 09, alternate assembly HydraT2T_AEP. Encoded proteins:
- the LOC136084834 gene encoding uncharacterized protein LOC136084834, which codes for MSHKLKKDHAIAGLVLGILEMLFGLIITILSFVLVGKTSLGASRSPYWAGIIFIVPGILGAVSGFTRNRGAMIAFMVLNIIALVIECIGFIVLVLVISTIALYATANSTTCDQNYPYNCVKVVDASVESIAYAIIVFLILSILVALASSILGCISVCCSSKSKPTTVIIQQPGMVMQQPGMVMQQPAYPPTYDYTVEK